A genomic segment from Panthera tigris isolate Pti1 chromosome A1, P.tigris_Pti1_mat1.1, whole genome shotgun sequence encodes:
- the ARL11 gene encoding ADP-ribosylation factor-like protein 11 isoform X1 — translation MGSVNSRDHKAEAQVVMIGLDSAGKTTLLYKLKGHQMVETLPTVGFNVEPLEAPGHVSLTLWDVGGQTQLRASWKDHLEGTDVLVYVLDSTDEARLPEAVAELMEVLDDPHMASVPFLVLANKQEAPDALPLLEIRERLGLERFQDRSWELRACSALTGAGLPEALQSLRSLLKSRSHCVST, via the coding sequence ATGGGTTCTGTGAATTCCCGAGATCACAAGGCAGAGGCCCAGGTGGTGATGATAGGCCTCGACTCAGCAGGCAAGACCACGCTCCTGTACAAACTGAAGGGCCACCAGATGGTGGAGACCCTGCCCACTGTTGGTTTCAATGTGGAGCCTCTGGAAGCACCGGGGCACGTGTCTCTGACTCTCTGGGATGTGGGGGGGCAGACCCAGCTCCGGGCCAGCTGGAAGGACCACCTGGAAGGCACGGATGTCCTCGTGTATGTGCTGGATAGCACAGATGAAGCCCGCTTACCCGAGGCAGTGGCTGAGCTCATGGAAGTCCTGGACGACCCACACATGGCCAGCGTCCCTTTCTTGGTACTGGCCAACAAGCAGGAGGCGCCAGATGCCCTGCCGCTGCTGGAGATCCGAGAGAGGCTGGGCCTGGAGAGGTTCCAGGACCGCAGCTGGGAGCTTCGGGCCTGCAGTGCCCTCACTGGCGCTGGGCTGCCAGAGGCCCTACAGAGCCTGAGGAGCCTCCTGAAATCCCGCAGCCACTGCGTGTCTACGTGA
- the ARL11 gene encoding ADP-ribosylation factor-like protein 11 isoform X3, with translation MSLPRPRPPGKGSGKGEPATVTAFPSHLTLGTQQDEDRAAAAGCGQTATEEELFQPQSSNRALRVGATLGYNYAPYSSLSGVTQYKWALNTSPTSEIHPVLLLKFFPSNIRLVMPSSFQYLSVDGFPVSDTGKCKDAKTDWTRPWPSWSSG, from the exons ATGAGCCTGCCCCGCCCCCGACCACCTGGGAAAGGAAGTGGGAAAGGAGAACCAGCAACGGTCACTGCATTTCCTTCACATCTCACTCTTGGGACACAACAGGACGAGGACAGAGCAGCTGCAGCTGGATGCGGGCAGACGGCCACAGAGGAGGAGCTTTTTCAGCCACAGTCTAGTAACAGAG CTCTACGTGTTGGAGCTACCCTGGGCTACAACTATGCTCCTTATAGCTCCCTGTCTGGAGTGACACAGTATAAATGGGCCCTCAATACCTCTCCAACATCTGAGATCCACCCGGTCCTCCTACTCAAATTCTTCCCTTCTAACATCAGGTTAGTCATGCCGAGTTCTTTCCAGTACTTGTCAGTAGACGGTTTTCCTGTGTCAGACACAGGAAAGTGCAAAGATGCAAAGACAGATTGGACAAGGCCTTGGCCCTCATGGAGCTCTGGCTAA